The stretch of DNA ataaattgtaagctctcaaaattcgcagatgacacaaaattgcaaacagagtagactcagaaagccaaagacaacttttgcaaagagatttagatactctcatcgaatggtcaaacaagtggcaaatgaaattcaatatagataaatgccacgttttacacataggaaatcaaaatcctcaggcgacatacaagatgaataataccccaatgacgagtgtggacaaagaaaaagatcttggtgtcattgtttcagcagacctcaagcctagcaaacactgtactgaagtcgtcaaaactgcgaataaattagttggtttcattggacgatctttcactttcaagtctgagaaaataatattaacattatataactcactcgtccgtccacatctcgaatacaatgttcagttttggtcaccgtattacaaaaaagatattgaaaaattagaaaaatacaacgcagattaacaaaaatgatcccaaggttgcggaacaaatcctacgaggaacgcctaaaggaattaaatttattttctcttgagaaacggagagtaagaggcgaccttatcatgcttttcaaaatttttaatgggtttgcaaatatgaatattcaaaaatacgtatcagtcgaccagtcaaatgtcaccagaagcaatggtttcaaaattgttggtaagcgttttgtaacaaatgaagccaaacactttttctttaatcgcatagttaatatatggaatggtctgccatcaaatgttgtcaactcaggtactatcgaaacgttcaaagttcgcctcgataaatactttgaatctaatccccggttgtcgctattcatttccgaataatttgcgctttttcttttatctcccgggcctctgatcgtggtttaaattgcccgttagtttgaattactctcaccctccatacatgacacagatagcccggagtgaacggtcactacttttactctcgatctgtgaagggctgtggatagtcaagagccctgacagtaggtgaccatcatcgggatttaaggtaccagggtcaccgctgcaggggtaaccatacagtgtgcggcgccctttaaagggaagtgcacttttacagtggttgtacggagctggggcctgattgactgctgcctctcttgaaagcgccaggcaaggctgccgcaccacctttttgactccacactgtgtttacatacatactacactacactgcatacacgcacagatagcccagagtgaacggtcactactactactctcgacctgtgacgggctgtgtttggagagggccttgtcaaccattgatcatcatcgggaaccaAATACCAGGGATCAATGCTGCAAGGGGTTAttagcgtacggcgtccctacaggaaagtatgctatctcagtggattgaacggagctggggcctgattgactgctgcctccctagaaagcgccaggcaaggctgccgcaccacccattcgacatacacactgcgcatccacgtacacaatgcacacacaacatgacatttaccaagcgttaacactttcccccacaaacacaagtagttagacgtagattacatatttccttttcactctctactaaaattccatgtgacattttaatatcacatggttttgccttttttcctgccagcctcggctggagggaggggtggatggggaggagccttctgctttgctgtcctatctctatcactggtagttagtagatagtctcaacaaacagcctagtaaggacctaagggtctgttgctgtttgtcttcctctgtattcctcctcctcctcctcctcctcctcctcctcctcctagttctgAGTTGTGGAGTGGTTCTGACATCGTTTGTTTCTCAGCAGGCCGGTGATGTtgtgaaaggaagaatgagagacattttgttatttgattttattgttattcaggaggaacaggaagcatgtatggtgttgaggtgtgtgtgtgtgtgtgtgtgtgtgtgtgtgtgtgtgtgtgtaattcactgtttgatctgctgcagtctctgacgagacagccagacgttaccctacggaacgagctcagagctcattatttccgatcttgggataggtctgagaccaggcacacaccacacaccgggacaacaaggtcacaactcctcgatttgcatcccgtacctactcactgctaggtgaacaggggctactcgtgaaaggagacacacccaaatatctccacccggccagggaatcgaaccccggtcatctggcttgtgaagccagcgctctaaccactgagctaccgggccgtgtgtgtgtgtgtgtgtgtgtgtgtgtttggtggcaGATCAACAGGGcaggtaaatgaaaaatggtgAATCATCCATTAGACCCAAAATTAGTCATCCAGCGATGCAGACAGTgagtcattcagtcagccagatagtcagccAGGCAGTCGGTCGGGCAAGCAGCCAATCGGTCAGCTAGCTAGGCAgtgagccagtcagtcagccagccctCCTGTCAACCAGTCTGCCAGTCATCCAATCTCCCTTTCGGCCAGgtagccagccaaccagccatccagccatccaGTCAGCCAGACAGTCAGGTAGGCCGGCAGGCTCCAGGCAGGCTCCAGGCAGGCTCCAGGCAGGCTTCAGGCAGGCAGGCTCTAGACAGGATACGGGCAGGTTCCAGGCAGGCAGGCCGGCATGCTACCTTAGTTTTGGAGGGCGCCTCCGATGGGGCAGGTCCAGGACTCCTCCAGCACGGAGGACAGCTGGGCGTACTTGAGCGGACACTTGCTGAACACCTTGTCGCACACGGCGGCGTCGCGACTCTTGCTGCCGATCCCGACGGCGTAGGTGAAGGCGGCGCTGGAGGGCGTGGCGGCGTCGCTGGCATCGCGGAACAGTCCAGCCAGGATGGTCTCGTGGCGGCTGAGTGCCTCGGCCTCCTTGGTCTCCATGTGGCACAGAAGCTTGAGCAGGCACCCCTGGGGGTCCAGCTGGGCCACCATGGACAGCATTTCGTGATCAACCGCTgcggcctgctgctgctgctggtccaCCGACCGCTTGCCGAGTACGTGTAAGAGTCCCAGACCCTTGTGGTGGCGACCGCCGAACCCGCCCAGGAGGCCTCCCAGCACCTGTGGTGGagcacagacagatagacataagaCAGACAGGTGAGGTATTTAggagttaaacacacacacacacacacacacacacacacacacacacacacacacacacacacacacacacacacacacacacacacacacagataactcagtggttagagcgctggcttcacaagccagatgaccggggttcgattccccggccgggtggagatatttgggtgtgtctcctttcacgtgtagcccctgttcacctagcagtgagtaggtacgggatgtaaatcgaggagttgtgaccttgttgtcccggtgtgtggtgtgtgcctagtctcagacctatcccaagatcggaaataatgagctctgagctcgttccgtagggtaacgtctggctgtctcgtcagagactgcagcagatcaaacagtgaattacacacacacgcccggtagctcagtggttagagcgctggcttcacaagccagaggaccggggttcgattctccggccgggtggagatatttgggtgtctcctttcacgtgtagcccctgttcacctagcagtgagtaggtacgggatgtaaatcagggagttgtgaccttgtcccggtgtgtggtgtgtgcctggtctcaggcctatccgaagatcggaaataatgagctctgagcttgttccgtagggtaacgtctggctgtctcgtcagaaactgcagcagatcaaacagtgaaacacacacacacacacacacacacacacacacacacataagcatgATACGTCATAAACTGTAATatacagcagtggtgtggtcaccgagctctagaaaagatataagaagattagaacggattcaaaagatagctacaaagatggtactGAAAATAAAGGACGTAACataagaagaaagactgaaggaaatggaactgccaaccttacaagatagaagagaacgaggagacctaataacaatgtataaaatagtaaatggcattgaaaaa from Portunus trituberculatus isolate SZX2019 chromosome 9, ASM1759143v1, whole genome shotgun sequence encodes:
- the LOC123501624 gene encoding uncharacterized protein LOC123501624, encoding MRGAVLTLAVVASCWTLAATTPTVGLGLGGLGLGIKPLIGLKVLGGLLGGFGGRHHKGLGLLHVLGKRSVDQQQQQAAAVDHEMLSMVAQLDPQGCLLKLLCHMETKEAEALSRHETILAGLFRDASDAATPSSAAFTYAVGIGSKSRDAAVCDKVFSKCPLKYAQLSSVLEESWTCPIGGALQN